Genomic DNA from Mycobacterium stomatepiae:
TCCAAAAGCGTTGCGTCGCACCGTGATATCGATCCCACGCAGCGGTAGCGCCTGGCGTCCATTGGCGCCGGCATCGAGAATCTCGCTCGATAGCATGATCATTCCGGCGCACGCGCCATACGCCGGCAGCCCGTCGGCCAGCCGCGCCCGCAGCGGCTCGAGCAGGCCGAGGTCGAGCAGCAGGTGGCTCATCGTGGTGGATTCGCCGCCCGGGATGACCAGCCCGTCGATTGCCTCGATCTCGCCGCGGCGGCGCACCGGCATCGACTCGGCTCCTGCGTCGCGCAGCGCGGCCAGATGCTCCCGGGTGTCGCCTTGCAGCGCCAAGACGCCGATCTTCGGGCGGCTCACGACTGGTATCCGCGTTTGAAGCGGGTCAGCCCCTCCTGCATGACCGCAGCGACCATCTCGCCGGACTGCGTGAAGATCTTGCCCTGGCACAGCGAGCGACCGCCGCTGGCCGACGGCGAGGACTGGTCGTAGAGCAGCCACTCGTCGGCCCGGAATGCACGCATGAACCACATCGCGTGGTCCAGCGAGGCAACCTGCAGATGCTCGCGCACGTCGAGGTGGGTGACCTGCGCCGAACCCAGCAGCGTGAGGTCGCTCATGTAGGCCAGGGCGCAGATGTGCAGCACCGGGTCGTTCGGCAGCGGGTCACGGTGCCGGAACCACACCTGTTGCTGAGATGCCTTGCCGGGCAACAACTCCAAGCGCTCGCGCGGCACGATGCAAACGTCCCACTCCTCGAACTGCTTGAATCCGGCATCGTCGAAGACCTTGATCGAATCCAGCCCGGGTAGGCCGTCGGGCGGCGGCGCGGCCGGCATCGGGTCCTGGTGGTGAATGCCTTCCTGATCGGTCTGGAAGGACGCCCCCATGTTGAAGATGATCTCGCCGTGCTGGATGGCGTTGACCCGCCGAGTGGCAAACGAACCGCCGTCGCGGGTGCGCTCGACGAGGAAAACCGTGGGCTCCCTGGGGTCCCCGGGCCGTAGGAAGTAGCCGTGCAGCGAGTGCACCTGGTAGCGCGGGTCGACGGTGCGCACCGCCGAGACCAGCGACTGGCCGGCGACGTGGCCTCCGAAGGTGCGCTGCAGGAATCCGGATTCCGGGCTAAAGACGCTGCCACGGTAGATGTTGACCTCGAGTTGCTCGAGATCAAGGATCTCTTCGATAGCCACAGATCGTTCTTACCAGCCGCGTTGGGCCAGGCGGTGCGGCTCCGGGACCTGCTCGACGTTGATGCCGACCATCGCCTCGCCGAGGCCGCGCGAGACCTTGGCCAGCACGTCCGGATCGTCGTAGAACGTGGTGGCCTTGACGATCGCGGCGGCGCGCTGGGCGGGGTCGCCGGACTTGAAGATGCCCGAGCCGACGAAGACGCCCTCCGCGCCCAGTTGCATCATCATCGCCGCGTCGGCCGGGGTCGCGATGCCGCCCGCGGTGAACAAGGTGACCGGCAGCTTGCCGGCCCGGGCCACCTCGACGACGAGATCGTAGGGTGCTTGCAATTCCTTTGCGGCAACGAATAATTCGTCTTGCGCCAACGATGTCAGACGACGGATCTCACCGCCGATGGCCCGCATGTGGGTGGCCGCGTTGGATACGTCGCCGGTGCCGGCTTCGCCCTTGGAGCGGATCATCGCCGCACCCTCGCTGATGCGCCGCAGCGCCTCACCGAGATTGGTTGCCCCGCACACGAACGGCACGGTGAACTTCCACTTGTCGATGTGGTGGGTGTAGTCGGCGGGCGTGAGCACCTCGGACTCGTCGACGTAATCCACGCCGAGGCTCTGCAGGATCTGCGCCTCGACGAAATGTCCGATACGAGCCTTGGCCATCACCGGGATGGTGACCGCGGAGATGATGCCCTCGATCATGTCGGGGTCGCTCATCCGCGACACCCCACCCTGCGCGCGGATATCGGCGGGTACTCGCTCCAGCGCCATGACCGCGACGGCGCCGGCGCCCTCCGCGATGCGGGCCTGCTCCGGGGTGACGACGTCCATGATGACGCCACCCTTGAGCATCTCGGCCATGCCGCGCTTGACGCGCGCCGTTCCCGTCACTGCCTGGCTGGACTGTGCGCCGCTTTCCACTAGCCCCTTCTCTCCTTGTCCCATTCGAGCTTCCACTCTAGTGGTTGGCACAAAATCGGTTTTTCCGCCGTTTGTGTGAGGTTTCTATGGCCGTTTGATGTTCATGTGAGTTTGCTATGGACCGGTTGACCTGTGTCACACACGCGGCAAATAGCCGCGAAATCGTGTTAGAAATACCGCCGGATATCCGCAGCACGCCATTGCGCTCCTTTGCCGGATATCCATCGGGGGGCGTTGGCCCTCGTCACTTCGGCCGCGTCGCTTAGCGTTTGGCGTTCGGCCTTCGGCCTTCGGCGTTTGGCGTTTGGCCGAGAACGACGACCAAGAAGGGGGTCTATGTTGCTGGACTACGGACTGTTGCCGCCGGAAATAAATTCCGCACGCATGTATGGGGGGCCGCGGTCGGGGGCGATGTGGGCAGCGGCCGAAGTCTGGGACACCGTGGCAGCCGAGTTGGGTTATACGGCAAGCGCTTTCGATTCGACGGTGTCGTCGCTGACCGGCGGGCCCTGGCGGGGCCCGGCGTCGAAGGCGATGGCGACCGCGGCCGCTCCGTACGTGCAGTGGTTGACCGCGACGTCGGCAAACGCGGAGCGGGTGGCCATCCAGACCCGATTATCGGCCGGTGCGTTCGAGGCGGCGTTTGCCGCGACGGTGCCACCCGAGGTCGTCGTGGCCAACCGCACGCTGCTGATGACGCTGATCGCGACCAACATCTTGGGTCAGAACACCGCGGCGATCGCGGCGACCGAGGCCGAATACGCCGAAATGTGGGCCCAGGATGTGGCGGCCATGGTGGGCTACGACGCCAGCACCACGGCGGCCGGGGCCGGGCAGACTCCGTTCAGCGCACCGCCGCTGACGCTGACCAGCCTGCCCACCGCTAGGTTCGTCCCCTTGGGTGAACAGTTGTTGGAATCGATGATGCAGACGCTGACGGGTCACCTGACGGATCCGATGACGCAGCTGCAGATGCTCTCGACGCCGGCCCAGTTCGCGATGGAACCGATGAATAACCTGATTGGCCAGGCCATGTCCGGCTCCAACTCGTTGCCGAGCACTGCCGGCGGCGTTTCGGCGGCCCATCCGCTGCTGGCGTCCGCCGTGAGTCCCGAGACGAGTCGCGTGGTCAGCGCGAGTACCGGACGGGCGGCCTCGATTGGTCCGTTGTCCGTGCCGGCGAGCTGGGTCAATGCCACGTCGGCGGCGCCCGCAATTCCGGCGATGGCCGAGGGGTCCACCGCCACCGTGAGCCCGATTTCGGCGAGCGCGGCCACAACACCACCCTCGATCAACATGCCCGCCCGATTGGCAGGCGCCGCGGCGGCCGCCGCGGCCCGCAAAGGCTCCGACATCGCGCCCGGTGCTGGCCTCGCCGTCAGGCGCTCCCGATGACGTTCGTGATCACCGACCCCGAAGCGATAGGGACGGCGGCCGGCGAGTTGCGCGCGCTCGGTTCGGCGCTGCATGAGACGAACGCCGCAGCGGCGGCCCCGATGACGGGAGTGCAACCGCCGGCGACGGATTCAGTATCGGTGCGAACGGCGGCACAGCTGGTCGCACAGGCTGAGCAGTATCAGGCGCTCAGCACGAAGGCGAAACTATTTCACGACCAGTTCGTCAATACCCTGCGCGTCGCGAAGAACGCGTATGCCGAAACCGAAGTCGCCAACAAAGCGACCATGCGGGCGGCGTCGGCGCAGGACAACGTCGCGCTGATCATGGGCGGCACCGGAAATCCGAAACCGAGCGTCGAGTACATGACCTCGGTCCAGCTGGCGTTCCTGCAGAAGTACCCGGGCTACCGACTGGTGAGTCTGCATACTCCGGAAGAGCTCTGGCCGATCACCGGCCTCAACAGCCGAACCTTCGGCAGATCGGTCGCCGAGGGTTTCGCAACCTTGAACAACGCAATACTGGACCAGACCGCCGCCGGCAACAAGGTTGTCGTGATGGGCTATTCGCAGAGCGCAACCATCGCCAGCATGCAAATGCGATATCTGGAGGGCCTTCCGGCCGCCCTACGGCCCAGTACGAACCTGCTGGACTTCGTCTTGGCGGCCAATCCGAACAACCCGGCGGGCGGCGTTCTGACGCACCTGATCCCGGGATTCGGAGAGTTTCGCTTCGCCACGCCGCTGACGACGTCTTATGCGACGTCGATATTCACGCTGCAATACGACGCGATCGCCGACTTCCCGAGGAATCCGTTGTGGCTTCCGACTGGCGTGAACTCGCTGTTCAGCTTGCTCAAAGCGCACCACATGGCTACCTACGTCACCGCCGCAGACACTGTCACCGCCATCCAAACTCAGATTGGCAACGTGACGATGAACTTCATGCCCAACCTGCAATTACCACTGCTCGATCCGCTACGGATGTACGTCCCCATCCTGGGAAATCCGGTAGCAGACTTGCTCCAACCGTTCCTCAAGCCGGTCGTCGACCTGGGCCATCTCGGGTTGCTCCCAAGTCCACTCAGCGTCACGGGAGCCATCGGTCCCGGCACCGCGGCGGGAATCACGAATCCGTTGGTGGCCGGGTTGCCGGCACCGGGCTCCACCGGAATGCCGCCACTGATCCCCACCGGTATGGCGAGCGGGTTCTAGCTCGGCGGATGGACTGCAGCCGGGGCAGCCGGCCCGATGTCGTGGTCGGCCACCGCGACGGATTTTCAACACCTGTTCAGCCGGTAGATGCGACGAGCGTCACATTGTGCTAAATATTGTGACGGCTATTTGCGCAGGCCGTGGCTGCTGGTGCGAATCAAAGGGTGGGATCCCTCGTCACACCGGCCGTAACGGTGGGCCGAGAAGAGGTCCCGGATGTTGCCGGATTTCGTGCTATTGCCGCCGGAGATCAATTCCGCCCGCATGTACGCCGGCCCGCGCTCGGGGACCATCTGGGCGGCCGCGGCGGCCTGGGACGCGCTGGCCGCGCAGTTGGCCTCGGCGGCAAGTGCCTTCGCGTCGACGGTGTCGACGCTGACCGGCGGGGTCTGGCAGGGCCCGGCGTCGATGATGATGGCAACCGCGGCAACTCCCTGCGTGCGGTGGTTAACCGGGACGTCGGCAAAGGCAGAGCTGGTGGCCAACCAAGCCCGCTTATCGGCGGGCGCGTTCGAGGCCGCGTTCACCGCCACGGTGCCCCCCGAGGTCGTCGCGGCC
This window encodes:
- a CDS encoding PE-PPE domain-containing protein, with the protein product MTFVITDPEAIGTAAGELRALGSALHETNAAAAAPMTGVQPPATDSVSVRTAAQLVAQAEQYQALSTKAKLFHDQFVNTLRVAKNAYAETEVANKATMRAASAQDNVALIMGGTGNPKPSVEYMTSVQLAFLQKYPGYRLVSLHTPEELWPITGLNSRTFGRSVAEGFATLNNAILDQTAAGNKVVVMGYSQSATIASMQMRYLEGLPAALRPSTNLLDFVLAANPNNPAGGVLTHLIPGFGEFRFATPLTTSYATSIFTLQYDAIADFPRNPLWLPTGVNSLFSLLKAHHMATYVTAADTVTAIQTQIGNVTMNFMPNLQLPLLDPLRMYVPILGNPVADLLQPFLKPVVDLGHLGLLPSPLSVTGAIGPGTAAGITNPLVAGLPAPGSTGMPPLIPTGMASGF
- the pdxS gene encoding pyridoxal 5'-phosphate synthase lyase subunit PdxS; amino-acid sequence: MTGTARVKRGMAEMLKGGVIMDVVTPEQARIAEGAGAVAVMALERVPADIRAQGGVSRMSDPDMIEGIISAVTIPVMAKARIGHFVEAQILQSLGVDYVDESEVLTPADYTHHIDKWKFTVPFVCGATNLGEALRRISEGAAMIRSKGEAGTGDVSNAATHMRAIGGEIRRLTSLAQDELFVAAKELQAPYDLVVEVARAGKLPVTLFTAGGIATPADAAMMMQLGAEGVFVGSGIFKSGDPAQRAAAIVKATTFYDDPDVLAKVSRGLGEAMVGINVEQVPEPHRLAQRGW
- the tesB gene encoding acyl-CoA thioesterase II, yielding MAIEEILDLEQLEVNIYRGSVFSPESGFLQRTFGGHVAGQSLVSAVRTVDPRYQVHSLHGYFLRPGDPREPTVFLVERTRDGGSFATRRVNAIQHGEIIFNMGASFQTDQEGIHHQDPMPAAPPPDGLPGLDSIKVFDDAGFKQFEEWDVCIVPRERLELLPGKASQQQVWFRHRDPLPNDPVLHICALAYMSDLTLLGSAQVTHLDVREHLQVASLDHAMWFMRAFRADEWLLYDQSSPSASGGRSLCQGKIFTQSGEMVAAVMQEGLTRFKRGYQS
- the pdxT gene encoding pyridoxal 5'-phosphate synthase glutaminase subunit PdxT, producing the protein MSRPKIGVLALQGDTREHLAALRDAGAESMPVRRRGEIEAIDGLVIPGGESTTMSHLLLDLGLLEPLRARLADGLPAYGACAGMIMLSSEILDAGANGRQALPLRGIDITVRRNAFGRQVDSFEGDVEFAGLDGPVRAVFIRAPWVERVGDGVQVLARAAGHVVAVRQGPKLATAFHPEMTGDRRIHQLFVDIVTGRS
- a CDS encoding PPE family protein; amino-acid sequence: MLLDYGLLPPEINSARMYGGPRSGAMWAAAEVWDTVAAELGYTASAFDSTVSSLTGGPWRGPASKAMATAAAPYVQWLTATSANAERVAIQTRLSAGAFEAAFAATVPPEVVVANRTLLMTLIATNILGQNTAAIAATEAEYAEMWAQDVAAMVGYDASTTAAGAGQTPFSAPPLTLTSLPTARFVPLGEQLLESMMQTLTGHLTDPMTQLQMLSTPAQFAMEPMNNLIGQAMSGSNSLPSTAGGVSAAHPLLASAVSPETSRVVSASTGRAASIGPLSVPASWVNATSAAPAIPAMAEGSTATVSPISASAATTPPSINMPARLAGAAAAAAARKGSDIAPGAGLAVRRSR